The following are encoded together in the Thermosipho japonicus genome:
- a CDS encoding ABC transporter ATP-binding protein translates to MKLLKRLLKYAKPYTLLFVIAILVVISLTFVTLLPPQIVRNTVNNYITNDSLPLNERFSGIFKMSLYFLLTTSLIFVFEYISIYITTYLGGKIVYDIRKELFDHVLKLPMSYFDKHPSGQITTRIANDTQNIMEFFTSVITSIFNDVFLLTGVIIMMLRVSPRLFVNISFVFPVLIVAMILFRYFDLKAYRAVRTNISKVNAYLAEHIAGMPVVKLFNAEDFERKNFDKVNKELYKSRIQQMYVFAIFRPTVSTLYRLAIAAIIWMGAKYIVSRTLNFGDLYAFVAYLELFMRPLEDLSEKYDIIQNTVASAEKIFTLMDQTEEHFGDENGKAEIEEGVVEFKNVWFRYNEDRWILKNINLKFEPGQLIAVVGETGAGKTSLMNLVNGMYRIQKGKILIDGTELEKYNIHELRKQISTVPQDVVLFSGTLLDNVRLFHEEISKEQVIDALKKVYVWDLIERLPNGLYTEVIERGKGISAGERQLIALARSVLFDAKIFILDEATSNIDVQTEERIQKAVRKLSEDKTVIMIAHRLATVVNADKIYVVHKGEVVEEGSHKELLSKKGIYYKLYEVQFSK, encoded by the coding sequence ATGAAGCTTTTGAAAAGATTGTTAAAATATGCTAAACCGTATACGCTATTATTTGTCATTGCAATTTTGGTTGTTATTTCTCTTACTTTTGTAACTCTTCTTCCACCTCAGATAGTAAGAAATACAGTAAATAATTATATAACTAATGATTCATTACCTTTAAATGAAAGATTTTCTGGTATTTTTAAAATGTCACTTTATTTCTTATTAACAACCTCTTTGATTTTTGTATTTGAATATATTTCAATATATATTACAACATATCTTGGTGGAAAAATTGTATACGATATTAGAAAAGAGCTTTTTGACCATGTTTTAAAACTCCCAATGTCTTATTTTGACAAACATCCAAGTGGTCAAATAACTACAAGAATTGCAAATGATACGCAGAATATAATGGAATTTTTTACGTCTGTTATAACGAGTATTTTTAATGACGTTTTTTTACTTACAGGCGTAATTATTATGATGCTAAGAGTTAGCCCAAGGTTGTTTGTAAATATTTCATTTGTATTTCCTGTCTTAATAGTGGCGATGATTTTATTTAGATACTTTGATTTAAAAGCTTACAGAGCTGTTAGAACTAATATTTCTAAGGTTAATGCATACCTTGCAGAACATATTGCTGGTATGCCAGTTGTTAAATTATTTAATGCTGAGGATTTTGAAAGGAAAAATTTTGACAAAGTAAATAAAGAGTTGTATAAGTCTAGAATACAGCAGATGTATGTTTTTGCAATTTTTAGACCGACTGTTAGTACACTTTACAGACTTGCAATTGCTGCAATTATATGGATGGGTGCAAAATACATAGTTTCAAGAACTCTCAATTTTGGTGATCTATATGCCTTTGTTGCATATCTAGAATTATTCATGAGACCACTTGAGGACTTATCTGAAAAGTACGATATAATTCAGAATACTGTGGCGAGTGCGGAAAAGATATTTACATTGATGGATCAGACAGAAGAACATTTTGGAGACGAAAATGGGAAAGCAGAAATTGAAGAAGGTGTTGTAGAGTTTAAAAATGTATGGTTTAGATATAACGAAGATAGATGGATATTAAAAAATATTAATTTAAAATTTGAACCAGGGCAATTAATAGCTGTTGTAGGTGAAACCGGTGCAGGAAAAACATCGTTAATGAATCTTGTAAATGGCATGTATAGAATTCAAAAGGGGAAAATATTGATTGATGGTACAGAACTTGAAAAATACAACATCCATGAACTTAGAAAGCAGATATCAACTGTTCCGCAAGATGTAGTTTTATTTTCTGGAACACTTTTAGATAATGTTAGACTTTTTCATGAAGAAATTTCAAAAGAGCAGGTAATAGATGCATTAAAAAAAGTATATGTTTGGGACTTGATTGAAAGATTGCCAAATGGTTTATATACAGAAGTTATTGAGCGTGGAAAAGGTATATCGGCAGGGGAAAGGCAGTTAATAGCACTTGCAAGATCTGTACTTTTTGATGCAAAAATATTCATTCTTGATGAGGCTACAAGTAATATTGATGTTCAAACTGAAGAAAGGATTCAAAAGGCTGTTAGAAAACTTTCTGAGGATAAAACGGTTATAATGATAGCACATAGACTTGCTACAGTTGTAAATGCAGATAAAATATATGTAGTTCACAAAGGAGAAGTTGTTGAGGAAGGGTCGCATAAAGAATTGTTGAGCAAAAAAGGAATTTATTACAAGCTCTATGAAGTGCAATTTTCAAAATAA
- a CDS encoding peptidyl-prolyl cis-trans isomerase: MRKWFEKAHGAIIWTIAIAFVAGIVVWSISSYVSSRKGSVKYNLEDSVAYLTKDGTALSEEYWIFPWEVEDSYNKALSYYQVSDVDPVFEAPMLKTSVLNDLIETKTILYYAQVNKISPTKEEINQELDKQVADIKKNEQLLNYIKQKYGSVENYKKKIEPEVVKYLTIAKVRDTIASVSDDEMKSYYSENREDLMNKYDQANVDFVSFSSQASANDFISEAMNTGFYQAATNMNLSVQNYDSFKRGIIDKRFEDSIFGSTNTIVGPIPLGSNFFVFNVKDVKTVDTFEKFTLSQGYQDVLNQLKSDKFRKAIDEFKRNENVSSKIIDPVYKTWNQVLTNSGTSLLNVYKKLNEMVLDESTMVTVKHDTPVEIKAAFVTLVDKMQAATELTNDAVYKQILDDASKESKLVLESIYNDYPESFIAAKKMKTLYPKRTDVLYNYYTKLYSKIKPYVEYGMLQSVVNDFIDLYGGLNTLSEATDISLDWKAEVLYDLYEINKMLKDATTAEQYLEKLKEATPTYMDFEAAFNELETMKNSTSTSNNK; this comes from the coding sequence ATGAGAAAATGGTTTGAAAAAGCACATGGTGCTATAATTTGGACGATTGCTATTGCATTTGTCGCAGGTATTGTTGTATGGTCAATTTCTTCATATGTATCTTCGAGAAAAGGCAGTGTAAAGTATAATTTAGAGGATTCAGTTGCTTATTTAACAAAAGATGGAACAGCACTTAGTGAAGAATATTGGATTTTCCCATGGGAAGTTGAAGATTCATATAATAAGGCTTTAAGTTATTATCAAGTTTCAGATGTTGACCCTGTTTTTGAGGCACCAATGTTAAAAACTTCAGTACTAAATGATTTAATTGAAACTAAAACAATACTATATTACGCTCAAGTTAATAAAATTTCACCTACTAAAGAGGAAATCAATCAAGAACTTGATAAGCAGGTTGCAGATATTAAAAAGAATGAACAGTTGTTAAATTATATTAAGCAAAAATATGGAAGTGTTGAAAATTACAAAAAGAAAATTGAGCCAGAGGTAGTAAAGTATCTTACAATTGCAAAAGTTAGAGATACTATAGCTAGTGTAAGTGATGATGAGATGAAAAGTTATTATAGTGAAAATAGAGAAGATTTAATGAATAAATATGATCAAGCAAATGTTGATTTTGTAAGTTTTTCATCACAAGCAAGTGCAAATGACTTTATAAGTGAGGCAATGAATACTGGATTTTATCAAGCTGCTACGAATATGAACTTATCAGTGCAAAATTATGATAGCTTTAAAAGAGGAATAATTGACAAAAGATTTGAAGATAGCATTTTTGGTTCCACAAATACCATTGTTGGACCTATTCCTCTTGGTAGTAACTTTTTTGTCTTCAATGTAAAGGATGTAAAAACTGTAGATACATTTGAAAAATTTACCCTTTCTCAGGGATATCAAGATGTTTTAAATCAATTAAAGAGTGATAAATTTAGAAAAGCTATTGATGAATTTAAGAGAAATGAAAATGTTTCTTCCAAAATTATTGATCCTGTATACAAGACATGGAACCAAGTTTTAACAAATTCTGGAACTAGCTTGTTAAATGTGTATAAAAAGTTAAATGAAATGGTTCTTGATGAATCTACAATGGTAACTGTCAAACATGATACACCAGTGGAAATTAAAGCAGCATTTGTTACACTTGTTGATAAAATGCAGGCAGCTACTGAATTAACAAATGATGCAGTGTACAAGCAAATTTTGGATGATGCAAGTAAAGAATCAAAGTTAGTTTTGGAAAGTATTTACAATGACTATCCAGAATCATTTATAGCTGCAAAGAAAATGAAAACGTTATATCCAAAAAGAACGGATGTATTATATAATTACTATACAAAGTTGTATTCAAAGATAAAACCTTATGTTGAGTATGGAATGCTCCAAAGCGTTGTAAATGACTTTATAGACCTATACGGAGGATTAAATACCCTTTCTGAGGCAACGGATATTTCTTTAGATTGGAAAGCAGAAGTTTTATATGATTTATACGAGATAAATAAAATGTTGAAAGATGCAACAACTGCTGAACAATATCTTGAAAAATTGAAAGAAGCAACACCAACTTATATGGATTTTGAGGCAGCTTTCAATGAACTTGAGACGATGAAAAATTCAACTTCAACTTCAAATAACAAGTAA
- a CDS encoding ABC transporter ATP-binding protein: MEPILSVKNLSTWFYMEEGVVKAVNDVSFDLHENEVVGIVGETGSGKSVTVKSIMRLIHKPGKIVNGQIIYRGRGKEEDLLKLSKDEIAEIRGKEISMIFQDPLTSLNPLYTIGDQLTETIIRHQNVDRKTAWEIGTEMLRKVQIPAPEKRMFAYPFEFSGGMRQRAVIAIALSCNPKVLIADEPTTALDVTIQAQILELMKDLQKEFKTGLLFITHDLGVIASMADRIIVMYGSRQMEIATAEEIFYNPLHPYTHMLLRAIPRLDKKQDKLEAIPGQPPRMIDVPNVCPFAPRCPRKLDKCTKELPELVEVEPGHFVRCFNPVLDKKESEAMKNE, translated from the coding sequence TTGGAACCCATATTATCAGTTAAAAACCTGAGCACATGGTTTTATATGGAAGAAGGGGTAGTAAAGGCTGTAAACGATGTCAGTTTTGATCTTCATGAAAACGAAGTTGTAGGAATTGTTGGCGAAACAGGTTCTGGAAAAAGTGTTACTGTAAAATCTATTATGAGACTTATACACAAGCCTGGAAAGATCGTTAATGGGCAGATTATTTACAGAGGCAGAGGAAAAGAGGAAGATTTGTTAAAGTTGTCGAAAGATGAAATTGCAGAAATAAGAGGAAAAGAAATTAGTATGATTTTCCAGGACCCACTAACTTCTTTAAATCCTCTTTATACAATTGGTGATCAATTGACTGAAACTATTATAAGGCACCAAAATGTTGATAGAAAGACAGCATGGGAAATAGGAACTGAAATGCTTAGAAAGGTTCAGATACCTGCACCTGAAAAGAGAATGTTTGCATATCCATTTGAATTTAGCGGCGGTATGAGGCAGCGTGCTGTTATAGCAATTGCTCTTTCATGTAATCCAAAAGTATTGATTGCCGATGAGCCTACAACTGCATTGGATGTTACTATTCAGGCTCAAATATTGGAATTGATGAAAGATTTGCAAAAAGAATTTAAGACTGGTTTGTTGTTTATAACTCACGATTTAGGTGTAATTGCATCGATGGCTGATAGAATTATAGTTATGTATGGAAGTAGGCAAATGGAAATAGCAACAGCAGAGGAAATTTTCTATAATCCACTCCATCCATATACACATATGTTGCTTAGGGCAATACCAAGACTTGATAAAAAGCAAGATAAGCTTGAGGCAATTCCAGGACAACCTCCGAGAATGATTGATGTGCCAAATGTATGTCCATTTGCACCAAGATGTCCAAGAAAACTTGATAAATGTACAAAAGAATTGCCTGAATTGGTTGAAGTAGAACCAGGACACTTTGTAAGGTGCTTCAATCCAGTACTAGACAAGAAAGAATCGGAGGCGATGAAGAATGAATAA
- a CDS encoding GAF domain-containing protein — protein sequence MRNIVENHVEEILEILRYDKSQWGEFWSKITNKYKFFKKIEEKLGEINFDSVERRELDKLLNDFREFAKENKDNVTTKIRKNAKELELNKEDFIVFLGVYPKEFDWIVVDFNGSYILFYNVYSLWKKEKLSKLSEAVYQAIIHFRNGEMNGNYYDKDELFIKLLNKLEKESKDDPVKYMRKICQYLYDEIPYYDWVGFYMINKDNVLELFEFVGEPTEHVKINIGEGICGQAAMLRDVFIVQDVSKETNYLSCSPKVRSEIVVPIFKNKDVIGELDIDSHYITPFDDRDRKFLERICEDIPKIWDEKLFERR from the coding sequence ATGAGAAACATTGTAGAAAACCATGTTGAAGAAATTTTAGAAATATTAAGATATGACAAGTCCCAATGGGGGGAATTTTGGAGTAAGATTACAAACAAATATAAATTTTTCAAAAAGATTGAGGAAAAATTAGGAGAAATAAATTTTGATAGTGTTGAAAGAAGAGAACTAGATAAGTTATTAAATGATTTTAGAGAATTTGCAAAAGAAAATAAGGATAATGTAACAACAAAGATTCGTAAAAACGCAAAAGAGCTAGAACTTAATAAAGAAGATTTTATAGTATTTTTAGGAGTGTATCCAAAAGAGTTTGATTGGATAGTTGTTGATTTTAATGGAAGTTATATACTTTTTTACAATGTATATTCGCTATGGAAGAAAGAAAAATTGTCTAAATTAAGTGAAGCAGTTTATCAGGCGATAATTCACTTTAGAAACGGAGAAATGAATGGAAATTATTATGATAAAGATGAACTATTTATTAAATTGCTTAATAAATTAGAAAAAGAATCTAAAGATGATCCTGTAAAATATATGAGAAAGATTTGTCAGTATCTTTATGATGAAATTCCCTATTATGATTGGGTAGGATTTTATATGATTAATAAAGACAATGTTTTAGAGTTGTTTGAATTTGTTGGTGAACCTACCGAGCATGTGAAAATAAATATTGGAGAGGGTATCTGTGGTCAAGCAGCAATGTTAAGGGATGTATTTATAGTTCAGGACGTTTCTAAAGAAACTAATTATTTGTCGTGTAGTCCCAAAGTAAGAAGTGAGATTGTAGTACCAATATTTAAAAATAAAGATGTAATAGGTGAATTGGACATTGACAGCCATTATATAACTCCTTTTGATGATAGAGACAGAAAATTTTTAGAGAGAATTTGTGAAGATATTCCAAAAATATGGGATGAGAAGTTATTTGAAAGAAGATAA
- the lysS gene encoding lysine--tRNA ligase, producing MLKEFREQRINEIKQISAKGINPYPYKFEKTHSSQDIKSQFESLNPGEVKEDTSVSTAGRIMSLRHHGKSAFFHIKDFFGRVQAYIRQDIVGKDAYEFFKEHIAIGDIVGVKGSVFKSKTGEVTILVKEIELLNKPLRPMPEKWHGIKDKEVLYRQRYVDMIANDETLNRFRIRFEIIKLIREFLNSKGFIEVETPILEYVTGGASARPFITHLNVFDIDMYMRIATELYLKRFIVGGFEKVYELGKNFRNEGLSYKHHPEFTSIEIYQAYADYEDMMNLTEELFVFIVEKLFGTTKVKYQDIEIDFSRPWRRVKMRDFIKEHLGVDILEDTEEKMLEVLKQNDVEVEIKDKGHLIEKLWDLVEDKVVQPTFLLEHPVEISPLAKKHREDPRVTERFELIIYGREMANAFSELNDPVDQYERFLRQAKLREAGDEEAQMMDKDFVRALEYGMPPTGGLGIGIDRLVMLLTNSPTIRDVIAFPLVRPISFEEEEMNLEGGSQE from the coding sequence TTGTTAAAGGAGTTTAGGGAACAGAGGATAAATGAAATTAAGCAAATAAGTGCAAAGGGTATTAATCCATATCCATACAAATTTGAAAAAACACACAGTAGTCAAGATATTAAATCTCAATTTGAGAGCTTAAATCCTGGAGAAGTTAAAGAGGATACAAGTGTGTCTACTGCTGGAAGAATAATGTCTTTAAGGCATCATGGTAAAAGTGCCTTTTTCCATATTAAAGATTTCTTTGGCAGAGTTCAGGCATATATTAGACAAGATATAGTCGGAAAAGACGCATACGAATTTTTTAAAGAACATATTGCAATTGGAGATATAGTTGGTGTAAAGGGTAGTGTCTTTAAAAGTAAAACTGGAGAAGTAACAATTTTAGTAAAAGAAATTGAGCTTCTTAATAAACCTTTAAGGCCAATGCCTGAAAAATGGCATGGAATTAAAGATAAAGAAGTTTTGTATAGACAAAGATATGTTGATATGATTGCTAACGATGAAACTCTAAATAGGTTTAGAATAAGATTCGAGATAATAAAGCTTATTAGAGAATTTTTGAATTCAAAAGGATTCATTGAGGTTGAAACTCCAATATTAGAGTATGTTACGGGAGGAGCATCAGCAAGACCATTTATAACACACTTAAATGTGTTTGATATTGATATGTACATGAGAATTGCTACAGAACTTTATTTGAAGAGATTCATTGTAGGTGGATTTGAAAAAGTATATGAATTAGGAAAGAATTTCAGAAACGAAGGTCTTTCTTACAAACATCATCCTGAGTTTACTTCAATTGAAATTTATCAGGCATATGCTGACTATGAAGATATGATGAATTTAACTGAAGAGCTTTTTGTTTTTATTGTTGAAAAACTTTTTGGAACAACAAAAGTCAAATATCAAGATATAGAAATTGATTTTTCAAGACCATGGAGAAGAGTTAAAATGAGAGATTTTATTAAAGAACATCTAGGTGTTGATATCCTTGAAGATACAGAAGAAAAAATGTTAGAAGTATTAAAGCAAAACGATGTTGAAGTTGAGATAAAAGATAAAGGGCATTTAATTGAAAAACTCTGGGATTTAGTAGAGGACAAAGTTGTTCAACCAACATTTTTGTTAGAACACCCAGTAGAAATATCACCTCTTGCAAAGAAACATAGGGAGGATCCAAGAGTTACTGAAAGATTTGAACTTATAATCTATGGTAGAGAAATGGCAAATGCATTTAGTGAATTGAATGATCCTGTTGATCAATACGAAAGGTTTTTAAGGCAAGCTAAACTTCGTGAAGCTGGGGACGAGGAAGCTCAGATGATGGATAAAGATTTTGTTAGAGCTCTTGAATACGGTATGCCACCTACTGGTGGTCTTGGTATAGGAATTGATAGATTGGTTATGCTTTTAACTAATTCTCCTACTATAAGAGATGTAATTGCATTTCCACTGGTTAGACCAATTTCATTTGAAGAGGAAGAAATGAACTTAGAAGGGGGATCGCAAGAATGA
- a CDS encoding ABC transporter permease has translation MLRYIARRLIILIPELFIITLIVFLIMQAAPGDFLDQYRLDPSVSKDFIHTLEKQYGLDQPVMVQYFKWIKGVLTGDLGYSFYYRRPVVELIGERVLATLILSLYSFVISWIVGVILGVVSALKKYSFWDKFLTVIAFTGIAIPGFFLALLLLYFAAKTGTFPVAGMYDVNHSKMTVWQGFKDIFWHMQLPAFTLTFGGFAGLMRYMRGSLLDVLNEDYVEFARAKGMPERVVIFKHAMRNAINPLITMFGFSLSSLLGGAVITETIFSWPGLGRLVYQALVQQDIYVVMASTIISVIMLIAGNLVGDILLAAVDPRIRLE, from the coding sequence TTGCTAAGGTATATAGCACGTAGATTAATAATTTTGATTCCCGAGCTTTTTATAATAACGCTAATAGTGTTTTTGATAATGCAAGCTGCGCCTGGAGATTTTCTTGACCAGTACAGACTTGATCCATCAGTTTCAAAGGATTTTATTCATACTCTTGAAAAACAATACGGTTTGGATCAGCCGGTGATGGTTCAATATTTTAAATGGATAAAAGGTGTCTTAACTGGTGATTTGGGTTATTCATTTTACTATAGAAGACCAGTTGTAGAACTAATTGGTGAAAGAGTTCTTGCAACATTGATATTGTCACTTTACTCGTTTGTAATTTCATGGATAGTTGGTGTTATTTTAGGTGTTGTATCTGCACTAAAAAAGTACAGTTTTTGGGATAAATTTTTAACTGTAATTGCATTTACTGGTATAGCAATTCCTGGTTTCTTTTTAGCCTTATTGTTATTGTATTTTGCAGCAAAGACTGGTACATTCCCAGTTGCTGGTATGTATGATGTTAATCATTCTAAGATGACAGTTTGGCAAGGGTTCAAAGATATATTCTGGCACATGCAACTTCCAGCATTTACTTTGACATTTGGTGGTTTTGCAGGATTGATGAGGTACATGAGGGGAAGTTTATTAGACGTGTTGAATGAAGATTATGTTGAATTTGCAAGAGCAAAAGGTATGCCCGAAAGAGTAGTTATATTTAAGCACGCAATGAGAAACGCAATAAATCCATTGATTACTATGTTTGGTTTTAGTTTGTCAAGTTTGTTAGGTGGAGCTGTTATTACCGAAACGATCTTTTCTTGGCCAGGACTTGGAAGACTTGTTTATCAAGCATTAGTACAACAAGATATATATGTTGTTATGGCTAGTACAATTATAAGTGTTATCATGTTAATTGCAGGTAATTTGGTCGGGGATATTTTACTTGCAGCAGTTGATCCAAGAATTAGGTTGGAATAG
- a CDS encoding S4 domain-containing protein, with amino-acid sequence MRLDKFLKSTRIIKRRTIAQELAKNKRIFRNQIALKPSSEIKSGDILEIFLKNRYLKVKVISDAEYEILEEKKIEEGQL; translated from the coding sequence TTGAGGTTAGATAAGTTTTTAAAATCTACTAGAATTATTAAAAGGCGTACTATAGCCCAAGAGTTGGCTAAAAATAAGAGGATATTTAGAAATCAAATAGCTTTAAAACCCTCTAGTGAAATAAAATCAGGTGATATATTGGAAATTTTTTTAAAAAACAGGTATTTAAAGGTAAAAGTTATTTCTGATGCAGAGTATGAAATACTTGAAGAAAAAAAGATTGAGGAGGGACAGCTATGA
- a CDS encoding ABC transporter ATP-binding protein: MNNETIIKVQNLKKYFPIAKGFLVKKHVGDVKAVDDISFEVKKKETFALVGESGCGKTTAARTMLRLIDPTDGKIEVFGQDISNLTRKELLPFRRKMQIVFQNPIGSLNPRMTIGQILTEPLLFHKIVKNRQEAYDKAVEILRMVGLKPYHMDRYPHQFSGGQKQRIAIARALSVGPEILFLDEPTSALDVSVQAQIINLFLKFQEELDLTYIFISHDLSLVRFISDKVAVMYLGRIVEMGDVDEVFENPIHPYTKALLSASPIPDPKVEKQRKRIILTGNVPNPIARPSGCFFHPRCPFKTEKCEKEYPQMYKISENHQVSCHLVEKEGV; this comes from the coding sequence ATGAATAATGAAACAATCATAAAAGTGCAGAATTTAAAAAAATACTTTCCTATCGCAAAAGGTTTTCTTGTTAAAAAACATGTTGGTGATGTAAAAGCAGTAGATGATATATCTTTTGAAGTAAAGAAGAAGGAAACATTTGCTTTAGTTGGAGAGTCAGGATGTGGAAAAACAACTGCTGCAAGAACAATGTTAAGATTAATAGATCCAACAGATGGAAAAATTGAGGTATTTGGACAAGACATATCTAATTTGACAAGAAAAGAGTTATTGCCATTTAGAAGAAAAATGCAGATAGTTTTCCAAAATCCCATTGGTTCATTAAATCCACGTATGACAATTGGTCAGATATTGACTGAGCCATTGTTGTTCCATAAAATAGTCAAAAATAGGCAAGAGGCATACGACAAAGCGGTTGAAATATTGAGAATGGTTGGTCTTAAACCTTATCATATGGATAGATACCCACATCAATTCAGTGGGGGTCAAAAACAGAGAATTGCAATTGCAAGAGCACTGTCTGTTGGGCCTGAAATATTATTTTTAGATGAACCTACTTCAGCTCTTGACGTGTCAGTTCAAGCTCAGATTATTAATCTATTTTTAAAATTTCAAGAAGAACTTGATTTAACATATATTTTCATTTCACACGATTTATCACTTGTTAGATTTATTAGTGATAAAGTTGCTGTTATGTATCTTGGAAGAATTGTTGAAATGGGTGATGTTGATGAAGTCTTTGAAAATCCAATTCACCCATATACGAAGGCATTATTATCAGCTTCTCCAATTCCTGATCCAAAAGTAGAAAAACAAAGAAAGAGAATTATTTTAACAGGAAATGTTCCAAATCCAATTGCAAGACCAAGCGGATGTTTCTTCCATCCAAGATGTCCATTTAAAACTGAAAAATGTGAAAAAGAATATCCACAAATGTATAAAATTTCTGAAAATCACCAGGTTTCTTGTCACCTGGTAGAAAAAGAGGGGGTGTGA
- a CDS encoding ABC transporter permease, translating to MAKKEQVKKKNNSNENIDFEEVYLTRGQLMWRAFKKNKLAMVGLWVLIVLYIMMFAADFLAPYNPFEQSLKHSYAPPTKVNKVYKVDDFEKKIGLYVLPYASYVDKLDYTRKTRQLYFPSRITLEYKGELITLVMNNTKYFARTDFPGKVINVSDLEFTLKKEEYAMVNNEWKKVSSSSEKTKYFVAGVNDSVLTEGEAFIENDTATAKNVIFGKYGFKLGITNENEIEKVGLKYTINYIKYTDKNGKKKILFGKDLVIKDFDYKYYPVKWFVKSWGPKKKDYGRVGYVFWIIPLKYHLYGVDNYDNNPFVRLYIMGSDEFGRDVWSRLIFASRISLSIGFIGLAITLTLSLFFGGIAGYYGGVADELLMRFTEIIMSIPGFYLLILLRSLLPLDIPSSQVYIMLVFILSFIGWAGRARIIRGMVLSIKRNEFVEAAYALGYPDSKILWKHVIPNTMTYMIVTATLSIPGYILGEAGLSFLGLGIREPSASWGLMMARAQDIYVLQNAPWLLIPGIFIFVTVLAFNFVGDGLRDAFDPRALG from the coding sequence ATGGCTAAAAAAGAACAAGTTAAGAAAAAAAATAATAGTAATGAAAATATAGATTTTGAAGAAGTATATCTTACTCGTGGACAATTGATGTGGAGAGCTTTTAAGAAAAATAAGCTAGCAATGGTAGGATTGTGGGTGCTAATTGTACTTTATATTATGATGTTCGCTGCTGATTTTCTTGCACCATATAACCCATTTGAGCAAAGTCTAAAACATTCGTATGCACCTCCTACGAAAGTAAATAAGGTATACAAAGTTGATGATTTTGAGAAAAAAATAGGTTTATATGTTTTACCATACGCAAGTTATGTTGATAAGCTAGACTATACTAGAAAAACTAGGCAATTATATTTTCCAAGCAGGATAACCCTTGAATACAAAGGTGAATTAATAACATTAGTAATGAATAACACAAAATATTTTGCTAGGACTGATTTTCCAGGAAAAGTTATTAATGTAAGTGATTTGGAATTTACACTAAAAAAAGAAGAATATGCGATGGTTAATAATGAATGGAAAAAGGTATCATCATCAAGTGAGAAAACAAAATATTTTGTAGCTGGGGTAAATGATAGTGTTTTAACAGAAGGAGAAGCATTTATAGAAAATGATACAGCAACTGCAAAAAATGTTATTTTTGGAAAATACGGTTTTAAACTTGGGATTACTAACGAAAATGAAATTGAAAAGGTTGGTTTAAAATACACAATTAATTACATAAAATATACTGATAAAAATGGAAAGAAGAAAATTTTATTTGGAAAAGATTTGGTAATTAAAGATTTTGATTATAAATATTATCCAGTAAAGTGGTTTGTTAAAAGTTGGGGGCCAAAGAAAAAAGATTATGGAAGAGTAGGTTATGTGTTCTGGATTATTCCATTAAAATACCATTTGTATGGTGTAGACAATTATGATAACAATCCATTTGTAAGATTATACATAATGGGTTCTGATGAGTTTGGAAGAGATGTTTGGTCAAGATTAATATTTGCTTCAAGAATTTCATTGTCAATAGGATTTATAGGTCTTGCAATAACATTAACACTATCACTGTTCTTTGGAGGAATAGCTGGTTATTACGGTGGAGTAGCAGATGAATTATTAATGAGGTTTACAGAAATTATTATGTCAATTCCAGGATTTTATCTCTTGATACTTTTGAGGTCATTGTTACCATTAGATATTCCATCATCTCAAGTATATATTATGTTAGTATTTATCCTTTCCTTTATAGGATGGGCTGGACGTGCAAGGATTATCAGAGGTATGGTGTTGTCAATTAAGAGAAATGAATTTGTTGAAGCAGCATATGCATTAGGATATCCAGATAGTAAAATACTTTGGAAACATGTTATTCCAAATACAATGACATACATGATAGTTACTGCAACATTGTCTATTCCTGGCTATATATTAGGTGAAGCAGGGCTTTCCTTCTTAGGGTTAGGAATTAGGGAACCGTCTGCATCATGGGGATTAATGATGGCAAGAGCACAAGATATTTACGTATTACAAAATGCACCATGGCTCTTAATTCCTGGTATATTTATATTCGTTACCGTTTTAGCATTTAACTTTGTCGGTGATGGATTAAGAGATGCATTTGATCCAAGAGCGTTAGGATAA